A single region of the Lotus japonicus ecotype B-129 chromosome 4, LjGifu_v1.2 genome encodes:
- the LOC130710655 gene encoding serine/threonine protein phosphatase 2A 57 kDa regulatory subunit B' kappa isoform-like: MIKQILGKLPKKMTKSDSSDSARSDSGNSTSFGNVFQCTNVGSTISSKLNVVKRVSSVVFPASMSAGVEAVDPSLSFKDVSNTQKQSLFISKLNLCCKVYDMSDPDKNCTEQDLKRQTLLELVDFVSSGSVKFTEPAIAAVCKMCATNLFRVFPPKFRTSSTGGETEDDEPMFDPAWSHLQVVYDLLLQFINYNSLDVKLAKAHLDHAFILRLLDLFDSEDPRERDCLKTILHRIYGKFMVHRPFMRKSVSNIIYRFVFETQRHNGIAELLEIFGSVISGFALPLKEEHKIFLWKALIPLHKPKSVGVYHQQLTYCVVQFIDKDQRLVSSVINGLLKYWPVTNSQKELMFISELEEILEMTSMPEFQKIMIPLFRRMGYCLSSSHYQVAERAHLLWNNEHILNLITQNRQVILPLVFSALVHNSQSHWNQAVLNLTQNIKKMLSQMDEDLVLACQRKTEEEDSKSGAAAERRRLTWERLEAAAAAAAASVQSLGGGEILVPVKSATCSVAC; this comes from the exons ATGATAAAGCAAATTCTTGGCAAATTGCCAAAAAAGATGACAAAATCTGACTCCTCAGATTCCGCGAGGAGCGATTCTGGCAATTCTACTAGTTTTGGGAATGTATTTCAGTGTACAAATGTTGGAAGTACCATCTCAAGCAAATTAAATGTTGTGAAGCGGGTGTCTTCGGTTGTTTTTCCGGCAAGCATGAGTGCTGGAGTGGAAGCAGTTGATCCTTCGCTATCCTTCAAAGATGTTTCGAACACGCAGAAGCAAAGCCTGTTTATCAGTAAATTGAATCTTTGCTGCAAAGTCTATGATATGAGTGATCCTGATAAGAACTGTACAGAGCAAGATCTTAAACGTCAAACGTTGCTAGAGCTTGTTGATTTTGTATCTTCTGGATCTGTGAAGTTCACCGAACCAGCGATTGCCGCAGTGTGTAAAATGTGTGCAACCAATTTGTTTAGGGTTTTCCCACCTAAGTTTCGTACAAGTTCTACTGGTGGAGAAACAGAAGATGATGAACCTATGTTTGATCCCGCCTGGTCTCACCTCCAAGTCGTTTATGATCTACTCCTCCAATTCATCAACTATAACTCTCTTGATGTGAAGTTGGCAAAGGCGCATTTAGATCATGCTTTTATTTTAAGATTACTTGACCTTTTTGATTCTGAGGACCCTAGAGAAAGAGATTGCTTGAAAACAATTCTGCATAGAATCTATGGGAAGTTCATGGTTCACAGGCCTTTCATGCGGAAATCTGTTAGCAACATCATCTACCGGTTTGTTTTCGAGACTCAGCGGCATAACGGAATTGCTGAGTTGTTGGAGATTTTTGGGAGTGTTATTAGTGGGTTTGCCTTGCCATTGAAGGAAGAGCACAAAATATTTTTGTGGAAGGCTTTAATTCCTCTACACAAACCTAAATCTGTTGGTGTTTATCATCAGCAGTTAACATATTGTGTTGTACAGTTCATAGATAAGGATCAAAGACTGGTTAGCTCTGTGATAAATGGACTATTAAAGTACTGGCCGGTGACAAATAGCCAAAAAGAGCTCATGTTCATAAGTGAGTTGGAAGAGATTTTGGAAATGACTAGTATGCCTGAATTCCAGAAGATTATGATCCCACTGTTTCGCCGAATGGGTTACTGCCTTAGTAGTTCTCATTACCAG GTGGCGGAACGAGCGCATTTGCTATGGAACAATGAGCACATCCTGAATCTGATCACACAGAACCGGCAGGTGATTCTACCTCTTGTGTTCTCAGCACTAGTACATAACTCCCAGAGTCACTGGAACCAAGCAGTGCTCAACCTGACTCAGAACATCAAGAAAATGCTCTCTCAGATGGATGAGGATTTGGTCCTTGCCTGCCAACGCAAGACCGAGGAGGAAGATTCAAAGTCAGGTGCTGCCGCCGAGAGGCGAAGATTGACATGGGAACGCCTAGAAGCTGCCGCCGCTGCTGCCGCTGCCAGTGTCCAATCTCTAGGTGGTGGTGAGATTTTAGTTCCAGTGAAGTCTGCTACATGCTCTGTGGCCTGCTAA